Proteins from one Myxococcales bacterium genomic window:
- the bioB gene encoding biotin synthase BioB — translation MSDGLRHDYTLEEVRALHDLPLFELIDRARTVHLEHHEAAEVQLCTLLSVKTGGCPEDCAYCPQSAHYKTPVDREQMLGVEEVVASARRAREVGATRLCMGAAWREVKDGPAFEEVLEMVRRVKAEGLETCVTLGMLGEDQARRLKAAGLDAYNHNLDTSPDFYRSIISTRTFQDRLTTLRNVRAAGITVCTGGIIGMGEGVADRCAMLVELARLDPHPESVPINALVRVAGTPLESLPPIDPLELVRMIATARLMMPKARVRLSAGRSELTREAQLLCMYAGANSIFYGEKLLTTPNPGPDDDQELIRSAGLTPALA, via the coding sequence ATGTCCGACGGTCTTCGCCACGACTACACCCTCGAGGAAGTTCGCGCGCTCCACGACCTGCCCCTGTTCGAGCTGATCGACCGGGCTCGGACGGTTCACCTCGAACATCACGAAGCGGCGGAGGTGCAACTCTGCACGCTCTTGAGTGTGAAGACCGGGGGCTGCCCCGAAGACTGCGCGTATTGCCCCCAGTCGGCCCACTACAAAACTCCGGTCGACCGGGAGCAGATGCTCGGGGTCGAAGAGGTCGTGGCCTCGGCGCGGCGTGCCCGCGAGGTCGGCGCAACGCGACTCTGCATGGGCGCCGCGTGGCGCGAGGTCAAAGACGGGCCGGCCTTCGAGGAGGTCCTCGAGATGGTCCGGCGTGTGAAGGCCGAGGGGCTCGAGACCTGCGTCACCCTCGGCATGCTGGGGGAAGACCAGGCGCGGCGGCTGAAGGCGGCGGGGCTCGACGCCTACAACCACAACCTGGACACGTCGCCCGACTTCTATCGGTCCATCATCTCGACCCGCACGTTCCAGGATCGACTCACGACGCTGCGCAACGTGCGCGCCGCCGGCATCACCGTCTGCACGGGCGGCATCATCGGCATGGGTGAGGGCGTGGCAGATCGCTGTGCAATGCTGGTGGAGCTCGCACGACTCGACCCACACCCGGAGAGTGTGCCGATCAATGCGCTGGTTCGTGTTGCCGGCACGCCGCTCGAGAGTCTGCCTCCCATCGATCCGCTCGAGCTGGTCCGGATGATCGCGACCGCTCGGCTCATGATGCCCAAGGCGCGTGTGCGTCTGTCCGCCGGACGCTCCGAGCTGACGCGTGAGGCGCAGCTTTTGTGTATGTACGCCGGTGCCAACAGCATCTTCTACGGGGAGAAATTGCTGACCACGCCCAACCCCGGGCCCGACGACGATCAGGAGCTGATCCGGAGCGCCGGGCTCACCCCAGCCCTGGCGTGA
- a CDS encoding glycosyltransferase family 39 protein — protein sequence MAVMSAPERTTSLWVVAVLSSVVLLLARLAVATGTGFGDAEALYASYALYPQPAYLDHPGLIGSLARLLGGGAPPSPLTAHVATSVLALAVPWVGALASRAAGASTAGALRVLLCLCWLPELSVGLFGLTPDLPLSLLWLSALGCAAFALDSEAASYRALIATLGVGVAVGLATLAKASGAVLGLALFVASFSVARARYRTLAPYGAIAVALVLLSPVIAWELREGLPMLRHRLISTQGSAGFSLRNLAAFVGGQLAYVTPPFLLGAALVLRDLFRRRRQDAISRMLFQSTLVVAVPLAFLSLWSRVAEPHWFAPAYLGLALHLGRTEAVGPRLGRACVITGAAVVALALVWIRTPLPPRLLGSAYRPRYDIANDLHAWKPGGKLLDRVLAARALEGESDPVVVGPHWIVCAQLQAHLGRRARVGCNGPGRDDFDGWLPQATWSSARHVLFVHDSRFRLDPARELPDRTVRAVDETQVLRGGRVVRTIWVTDLERTFDSADDP from the coding sequence GTGGCTGTCATGAGCGCGCCCGAGCGCACCACTTCGCTCTGGGTCGTCGCAGTCCTGTCTTCCGTCGTGCTGCTGCTGGCCCGGCTCGCCGTGGCCACCGGCACCGGCTTTGGTGACGCCGAGGCGCTCTATGCGAGCTACGCCCTCTACCCGCAGCCTGCGTACCTCGATCACCCTGGTCTGATCGGCTCCCTGGCGCGGCTCCTGGGTGGCGGTGCTCCGCCGAGCCCGCTCACCGCCCACGTCGCCACGTCGGTCTTGGCGCTCGCCGTGCCATGGGTCGGTGCTCTTGCGAGCCGCGCCGCTGGAGCCTCGACGGCCGGCGCGCTGCGGGTTCTTCTGTGTCTTTGCTGGCTACCGGAGCTCTCGGTCGGATTGTTCGGCCTCACGCCGGATCTGCCGCTGTCTCTGCTGTGGCTCAGCGCGCTCGGGTGCGCGGCGTTCGCGCTCGACTCGGAAGCCGCGAGCTACCGCGCTCTCATCGCGACCCTGGGAGTCGGCGTCGCGGTGGGCCTGGCCACGCTGGCAAAAGCCAGCGGTGCGGTCCTCGGCCTCGCGCTCTTTGTTGCTTCCTTCAGCGTTGCCCGCGCGCGCTACCGCACGCTCGCCCCGTACGGCGCCATCGCCGTCGCGCTCGTGCTCTTGTCTCCGGTCATTGCCTGGGAGCTACGCGAGGGGTTGCCCATGCTCCGGCACCGCCTGATCTCGACCCAGGGCAGCGCCGGTTTCTCGTTGCGAAACCTGGCCGCGTTCGTCGGGGGCCAGCTGGCCTACGTCACCCCGCCCTTCTTGCTCGGCGCCGCGTTGGTGCTGCGCGATCTGTTCCGGCGCCGACGACAGGACGCCATCTCGCGCATGCTGTTTCAGAGCACACTGGTGGTGGCTGTGCCGTTGGCGTTCTTGTCGCTCTGGTCGCGGGTCGCAGAGCCGCACTGGTTTGCGCCTGCCTATCTTGGACTCGCGCTCCACCTCGGGAGAACCGAGGCCGTGGGCCCGCGGCTCGGGCGTGCTTGTGTGATCACCGGTGCCGCCGTGGTCGCCCTGGCCCTGGTGTGGATCCGTACACCCTTGCCACCCCGCCTACTCGGCTCGGCGTACCGCCCCCGCTACGACATCGCCAACGATCTGCATGCGTGGAAACCCGGGGGCAAGCTGCTTGATCGGGTGCTCGCGGCGCGAGCCCTCGAAGGAGAGAGCGATCCGGTGGTCGTCGGTCCGCACTGGATCGTCTGCGCTCAGCTTCAGGCGCATCTCGGGCGACGCGCGCGTGTGGGTTGCAACGGCCCGGGCCGCGACGATTTCGACGGCTGGCTCCCGCAGGCGACCTGGTCCAGCGCACGCCACGTGCTGTTCGTCCACGACAGTCGCTTTCGGCTCGACCCGGCGCGCGAGCTGCCGGACCGGACCGTGCGCGCGGTCGACGAGACCCAGGTACTCCGCGGTGGCCGCGTCGTGCGCACGATCTGGGTGACGGATCTGGAGAGAACCTTCGATTCCGCGGACGACCCCTGA
- a CDS encoding putative metal-binding motif-containing protein: MTRDSAWFGLFAIVIVACGSSSDNDVGPVQPKPTVCITVKDCPKGTASCIEGFCVAQGCIDEDGDKAGIGPGCSVYDCDDGDPSIPGAEVCNGKDDDCNSAIDEGCPCLDNTGTALPDGSTRPCGGAGDCGGTQTCSSGKWEADCKGAKTPAASEVCGNDVDENCDGQKNEGCCPAGENPCPGFAICSSNGVCE; this comes from the coding sequence ATGACGAGAGACTCCGCGTGGTTTGGGCTGTTCGCGATCGTGATCGTCGCCTGCGGCTCGAGCAGTGACAACGACGTTGGCCCGGTGCAGCCGAAGCCGACCGTATGCATCACGGTGAAGGACTGCCCGAAAGGCACCGCCTCCTGCATCGAAGGCTTCTGCGTGGCGCAGGGCTGCATCGATGAGGATGGCGACAAGGCCGGCATCGGTCCGGGCTGCTCCGTCTACGACTGCGACGACGGGGACCCGTCCATTCCGGGTGCGGAAGTCTGCAACGGCAAGGACGACGACTGCAACAGCGCCATCGACGAAGGCTGCCCCTGCCTGGACAACACCGGCACGGCGTTGCCCGATGGATCCACCCGGCCCTGCGGCGGAGCGGGCGACTGCGGCGGAACGCAGACCTGCAGCAGCGGCAAGTGGGAAGCCGACTGCAAGGGCGCGAAGACGCCTGCAGCGAGCGAGGTCTGCGGAAACGACGTGGACGAAAACTGCGACGGGCAGAAGAACGAAGGCTGCTGTCCTGCGGGTGAGAACCCCTGTCCAGGCTTCGCGATCTGCAGTTCCAACGGCGTGTGCGAGTGA
- a CDS encoding class I SAM-dependent methyltransferase, giving the protein MVAGTDSAQRTSVRAHYDRQALGYHARFTSGLLGAVRAREWAVLRERLAPARGESLLDAGCGPGIYARRLLALGLDVRGVDLSPKMVEAAQRAGIAASVAELAELALDAEFDAILCAGVLEFTVDPARVLGRLALHLRPGGRLVLLYPMPSLLGRLYRRHHARAGVRVRLFEQDELDELLRSASLSPTRHRWATPMSAVVRAVRA; this is encoded by the coding sequence ATGGTAGCAGGGACCGATTCCGCACAACGAACGAGCGTGCGCGCCCACTACGACCGGCAGGCACTCGGCTATCACGCTCGGTTCACGAGTGGGCTCCTCGGAGCCGTGCGCGCCCGCGAGTGGGCGGTGCTCCGGGAGCGTCTGGCGCCGGCTCGGGGCGAATCGCTGCTCGACGCCGGCTGCGGGCCGGGCATCTACGCGCGGCGCCTGCTCGCTCTGGGCCTGGACGTGCGCGGGGTCGACCTGTCCCCGAAGATGGTGGAGGCAGCGCAGCGGGCCGGCATCGCGGCCAGCGTGGCCGAGCTCGCGGAGCTCGCCCTGGACGCCGAGTTCGACGCGATCCTGTGCGCGGGCGTGCTCGAGTTCACGGTCGATCCTGCGCGTGTGCTCGGTCGGCTCGCGCTGCACTTGAGACCCGGGGGGCGGCTCGTGCTGCTCTACCCCATGCCGAGCTTGCTGGGCCGTTTGTACCGCCGGCACCACGCCCGCGCCGGAGTGCGTGTGCGACTGTTCGAGCAAGACGAGCTCGACGAGTTGCTACGGTCCGCGTCTCTGTCGCCCACGCGCCATCGATGGGCCACGCCCATGAGCGCCGTCGTGCGCGCGGTGCGCGCATGA
- the lpxB gene encoding lipid-A-disaccharide synthase, whose protein sequence is MTLLVSAGEASGDAMAAPVVRRLGTSSFGLGGRALSAAGTELSVDLRALTGMGIGGVLRRAPAIVGALRRLLSDARERRPRAALLVGYSEFNAQLGPRLRALGIRVLWYAPPQVWAWRPGRASKLGQAADRMAVVLPFEEALWRQYGVDTHFVGHPALEPETASRERVRERLGFAPRAEYVAVLPGSRPHEVEAHIRPMLDAVAALRADRGALDARVVIAPSLLPRLARRVELHARRMGVGVLEASAPSVLPAFDVALATSGSVTLECTAAGVPPVICYQPGPLTEFFARRLLRVQMVGLPNLVLNERVFPELLSNEFNAELLAEAAGRLLDERGTFVRACADVRNGLCATARPKTSEQVADLVAPWLS, encoded by the coding sequence ATGACCCTGTTGGTATCCGCGGGAGAAGCGTCCGGCGACGCCATGGCCGCGCCGGTGGTGCGCAGGCTCGGCACTTCGTCGTTTGGCCTCGGCGGCCGCGCACTCAGCGCCGCTGGGACAGAGCTCTCGGTCGATCTCAGGGCCTTGACCGGCATGGGCATCGGCGGCGTGCTCCGCCGCGCTCCAGCGATCGTCGGAGCACTCCGTCGTCTGTTGTCCGACGCAAGAGAACGGCGCCCGCGCGCGGCCTTGCTCGTGGGTTATTCGGAGTTCAACGCACAGCTCGGGCCGCGCTTGCGCGCGCTGGGGATCCGCGTGCTCTGGTACGCGCCTCCGCAGGTCTGGGCCTGGCGACCGGGACGCGCCTCGAAGCTCGGCCAGGCTGCCGATCGCATGGCCGTCGTCTTGCCGTTCGAAGAGGCACTCTGGCGCCAGTACGGCGTTGATACGCACTTTGTCGGGCACCCGGCGCTCGAGCCCGAGACCGCTTCACGTGAACGAGTGCGGGAGCGGCTCGGCTTCGCCCCGCGGGCCGAATACGTTGCCGTCTTGCCGGGCAGCCGCCCGCACGAGGTCGAAGCTCACATCCGCCCGATGCTCGACGCAGTCGCGGCGTTGCGCGCGGATCGCGGCGCCCTCGACGCACGTGTGGTCATCGCGCCCTCACTCTTGCCGCGCCTCGCCCGTCGCGTGGAGCTCCACGCTCGACGCATGGGTGTGGGTGTGCTCGAGGCCAGCGCGCCCAGCGTCTTGCCAGCCTTCGACGTGGCGCTCGCGACGAGCGGCAGCGTCACGCTGGAGTGCACCGCTGCGGGTGTGCCGCCGGTGATCTGTTATCAGCCGGGGCCACTGACCGAGTTCTTCGCTCGCCGCCTGTTGCGCGTCCAGATGGTGGGGCTGCCCAACTTGGTGCTGAACGAGCGCGTGTTCCCCGAGCTCCTGTCCAACGAGTTCAATGCCGAGCTGCTCGCTGAAGCGGCCGGGCGGCTGCTCGACGAACGGGGCACGTTCGTGCGCGCTTGCGCCGACGTGCGCAACGGGCTGTGCGCAACCGCGCGACCGAAGACCTCCGAGCAGGTCGCCGACTTGGTCGCGCCGTGGCTGTCATGA
- a CDS encoding glycosyltransferase has translation MESHATGATYALLVVFELLRLALRGLLVVLVVHFARAAWATLRRRPPTQPEPPESWPRVTVQLPLRNEFYVVERVIRAACALDYPADKLDIQVLDDSTDETRELAQGLVEAAREEGVSIEHLHRAQPSGFKAGALNHGLESARGDFLAMFDADCVPPKDFLRRVVPHFADEGVGCVQVRWGFLNRHHSLLTRLQAIVLDGLFVVDQHARASARLPLQFNGTNGVWRRKAIDAAGGWSPEILAEDADLSFRAYLAGYRVLHMSDYTVPTEVPEDMAAFRAQQRRWALGSAQMLRTLSVRILLAGVPWRSKLMMFMHLGRHAIDPLILLACLTSPFTTLWGMPFLVDYGTFWNAGLVGLVLLSSLMFYGTAITRGGSPAREALLVPLILPLAMGMSLLYTVAFFSGIFAQSGEFVRTPKAGNEGTLRKGPRYRAPRDPLVLCELALGAAHTYFAWLALSKGIYAYFLFFGLVAGSFGWVGLATALSRGVGGGSSKSAQ, from the coding sequence ATGGAATCTCACGCGACCGGCGCCACCTATGCGCTCCTGGTCGTGTTCGAGCTGCTGCGCCTCGCGCTGCGTGGGCTGCTGGTCGTCTTGGTCGTACACTTTGCTCGCGCGGCCTGGGCCACCCTGCGCCGTCGACCCCCGACGCAACCAGAACCCCCCGAGAGCTGGCCCCGTGTCACCGTGCAGCTCCCGCTCCGGAACGAGTTCTACGTCGTCGAACGCGTGATCCGGGCGGCCTGCGCGCTGGACTACCCGGCCGACAAACTCGATATCCAGGTCCTCGACGACTCCACGGACGAGACCCGCGAGCTTGCACAAGGGTTGGTCGAGGCGGCTCGCGAAGAGGGCGTGTCCATCGAACACCTGCACCGCGCGCAGCCGAGCGGCTTCAAGGCAGGGGCGTTGAACCACGGCCTCGAGAGCGCGCGCGGGGATTTCCTGGCGATGTTCGACGCGGACTGTGTCCCGCCCAAAGACTTCCTGCGCCGGGTGGTCCCCCATTTCGCGGACGAAGGGGTCGGCTGTGTCCAGGTGCGGTGGGGATTTCTCAATCGCCACCACTCACTCCTGACGCGCTTGCAGGCCATCGTGCTCGACGGCCTGTTCGTGGTCGATCAGCACGCCCGGGCCAGCGCGCGGCTTCCGCTGCAGTTCAACGGCACCAACGGGGTCTGGCGGCGCAAGGCCATCGACGCCGCCGGCGGTTGGAGCCCCGAGATCTTGGCAGAGGACGCGGATCTCTCGTTTCGCGCGTACCTCGCTGGGTACCGGGTCCTGCACATGAGCGACTACACGGTTCCCACCGAAGTGCCCGAGGACATGGCGGCGTTTCGTGCACAACAGCGGCGATGGGCGCTCGGCTCGGCGCAGATGCTGCGGACGCTGAGCGTTCGTATTCTGCTCGCCGGAGTTCCGTGGCGCTCGAAGCTCATGATGTTCATGCACCTGGGGCGTCACGCCATCGATCCGCTCATCCTCCTGGCGTGCCTGACCTCTCCCTTCACCACGCTGTGGGGCATGCCCTTCCTGGTCGACTACGGGACCTTCTGGAACGCCGGGTTGGTCGGGCTCGTCCTCTTGAGCAGCCTGATGTTCTACGGAACGGCCATCACGCGCGGTGGCTCGCCGGCCCGCGAAGCCCTGCTGGTGCCTCTCATCCTACCGCTCGCCATGGGCATGTCGCTGCTCTACACGGTGGCGTTTTTCAGTGGCATCTTTGCCCAAAGTGGCGAGTTCGTGCGCACACCCAAGGCGGGCAACGAGGGCACCTTGCGCAAGGGTCCGCGCTACCGGGCGCCGCGTGACCCGCTGGTCCTGTGTGAGCTGGCGCTCGGCGCCGCGCACACCTATTTCGCGTGGCTGGCGCTGTCGAAGGGCATCTACGCCTACTTCCTGTTCTTCGGCTTGGTCGCGGGCAGCTTCGGCTGGGTCGGGCTCGCGACGGCGCTGAGCCGCGGCGTCGGCGGAGGCAGCAGCAAGTCCGCGCAGTGA